The genomic window aattgaaattctGTTTGGAAAGATTTATTGtagaaaaagaataaaaaatgtagtgCTACTAgcataaaaaaactgtttgataGTAATGCCATTCAAAATATtggttcaaaataaaaatattacagtattttatgagattaaaatgtcaattttaaacaaatcaattaatgtatttttacaataaatctttCCAAATATGAAGAAGCGTttgtaaacagtatttttatactaatttctgatgtattttttcttagttTTACGCGATTTCTACTAAAAATGAAGTATGTACGATGATGAATAAACTTGTATACActtgtaatatgtttttttttaatcaccaTCTTAGAAACTCGATGacatagttgtttttttaaaagacctGGAAATGGGGTAGATCATAGCTGACGGAATAACGatattaagaatattaatataactgGATCtctatattattgaattaataaaaaatatattttgaaatttgcTAGCAGTCAACCTAAATTAGTTGTTTAcacagtttattattttcacgACTCAGAGTAAAAGTTAAGTTACataaggttaaataaataaaacaataaataaacagttcaaataattatattaattaacattaactaaattgtcttttattatttatgtctttTTAGCTAGCTTAGGCTAAATATAGTTAAACAATGActagaataaaacaatataacataaCATGTCGCtccaaatatattaaaacatacatacattaaaaccaaattagaataaacatattatgtgttaaattaGCACCATAACTTTGATATAAATTTAGTAACAAACAATATTGGAGTGACATACTTTATAGGAACTAACGgcagttattttcaaaaatacatatttttacaaaattgaaaaGGATTATAAGTGATTGACCAAGACATTTTTCCATATTGAACAGAACTTGTTTTTCCTTTGAGTATAATAGGCTGTTTCATAGCGGCATTGCAAACATTTTAATCACATTGACGATcgcactaacccccggtttttgagtacatttatcgatagtttatttattcaatagcattttttttatatgagttttaacgctaatagataaactaccgctaagtgtagGTAAATTAGAAACCGGGGAAAAGCCATCGAATTTAATAAAGGCAGGAACCACAACAGTAGGTACCGTTTAGACATCACAATGCACCGAATGAAACGACCGTAACGCGATAGTAACAATATTTTGGCGTCAGTTCCTTATTGATATCacagaataaaataacacaaataaaacgaACATCAACAACACTCCTATAAAATGACTTAAAATGGACATTTAAATACAGagtaaaaaattactttaacttCAAAAAAATTGTCTATGGCACGGGACTCCGGCCGAGTTGCCACAAAGGCACAACTTCACaaccatttatattattttaaatatatatttgacaaaacaacaatacttatgaatataacaaaaatgtaacatAAACGTCTTTTAATTGTTTACTGGTAACACCGTCGGTGGGTATACAAAATGATTCAGAAAATATTTCGTTGCAAAAGATTTGGGatttgacaaacaaacaatgttatCCAAATTGAATACCTtaattctaaaattttaaaaatgtattttatactaataacaaataatatttctagaaaTTTTTGACTTAAAACGAATTTAACATCCACACGGCAGTTACTTATTTTCAAtagttaaagtaaaaaacaaggataaatacaaaattaggcgaatatttttatcatttgcGGTTTTATTCAATAACGACATGACACGGTTCGTATGCTAACTAGCCACCTACAAAAAGCTTTAAGTATAACCcacattgtttataaaaaaaaaaagactcgctcaaaaagtaaaaacagAGTGAATGAACAACACAAATTTAGTAAAAGTGGAGGTAATTAGTTAATTTAGACTCCACAAATCATTTGTCTTTATAATCCTTAGTTTGACAGGTCAAGGATTTGTGTAGgttttggttttatattttaattttatggcaaTCTAGTTCCAATTCAAACAAAACCGTTTTGGATTGGACCCCATTCGCTAGTACAGAACTGTATCAACAAAGCATGATGTAAACTAcatttaacttataataaaaatcatgaaaaattGAGTAGAGTGATCGAGGAAACGGAAGTATTTCTAAACTTCTGTACTTAAGAAGAAGATACTCAAATAACAACAGGAATAGTTATGAAAGTCTATGTGGAAGTAAAGAAACTGGGGCTTCAACCACGTACCTATTATTAAGTACGTTTCATTCGTTCGTGATCAAATATCGTTTCAGATAGGTAACTTCCTCAAGATGTTATGATCGAATTACTCCAaaaattattttcgaaataacaAACAACTTTTTTCTTTGCGAATTAATGATTCATGCCGTACCATGTAATAGGGTCCAATCCTCAAAAACGACTTCACACATCCCCTCTCCCTTGTCTATGCTGTGTCGGCGCATGTCTATAAGCCACATGCTTTCTCAGCGCATCCCTCGATCTGGACACATGCGAGCATGCACGGCATGCATGCCTCCTACCTGCATGCGTCTCCATATGCACCCTGAGATTGTATTGGTTGCTCAATCGTTTGTTACAAATTGTGCATACAGAACTATTGATGCGCCATTTTCTGTCGTACGGTTCGGGAGGTTCTGGAACTGAGAATACgaatttaagtatataaaactaaattgccTTGAAATATACGGTTTACAGTACCTATTTTGTAAGATGTCGGCTACATTAGGTTTCTATGTAACTTTGCTGTGGTTTAAGTTAAAACAAGGTAACGGCAATGCCAGTCACTGGGGTACCTTTTTTAGTTTGTCATTTTTCAGTcttcaaataaatgatttgatctAATTGATCAAAGTAATTGTGAAGTGTGCATTCTATTTATTAGGTATCTGAAAGATAGGCTTGAGGTTAAGTTAATAGTTTTGCTCAAACCAGTTTTTTTTGACATTATTCTTGGGTCTCGTCAAAGTCAGCATTGAAATCAATTTGGGTCAGATCACGCATACGATGTTACACAGCGAAAGGgcgatgaagattcaccgaagcATTATTGTGAAACATAGAAACAAAATGTAGTAAAACGCATGCTGACCCAGAGAACTTACCACCAGCAACCATAGTAGCAGTCGGATTCCCAATCTTATGAGTACTATACAGATTCTGTACAATCTGATCGAGTTTACTAAGTCTGTCCTTTTCGCTCTTCATCATAAACTCGTTCACAAAACTTGCGTCCTTTTCGTTCGTGGGTGAGAGTATATCGTCGTAGTTTAATTTGGAACTCGAACTGGAGTTCTCGTTGATCAGTGGCGGTTGTTCGTGGTTCTTTATCTCGAGGTTCACGGGGGAGTTGGTTTCATCTTGTGGTTCGGGTTCGGTTGGTGTGAGGGTCGAGTTCTGGAAACAGATATTACTAATCAGTTTCTTATAATGAAGTGCCCAAACTAGGGTATACCACGAAATACTAGTACCCCATTCTACTAGCTTCCGGTCTTTTGTTACCAACAGCATGCGTTAAATCGTGCACGCATGCTTTACACTATCCATTTGCATTAGTTGATGCTATAAAAATCTGGAAGAAAACTAGCTTATTTGGACTTGAAACAATGACTCCAAATAGTCTCCACGCCAAAATTCTTACACACACAATacttaaattttgaaaacaaagatACCAATAACCAAGTCATAAGTCCAATTTTTTAACGCTTAGTGGTATAAGTGAAATAATTGTGATCTGAACAAGATGGTCATAAGTGGGAAAACGAATAGCAATAGTAGCCTTGTAGATACATGAAAATTGGTTCCTATAAAACTCACCGTATCAGCATCAGTGAGTCCAGAGACCTTCAAGGTCTGCGCCAGCCGGAGCAGCGAAGGCAGGACCTTCTTGGAGGCGGTGACCTCACCGGTGTACATGAACGTGAGGAGCAGCCTCAGTTCTGCAGCATCACAACCCAGGACTACCACCAGCGTGTTGTTCTCCGCTTCTACTTCCTGAAAGATATgcgaaaataatattattagcgAATTTCAATGATGTCTTCAAGAATAATTACTACCTCTGTTTGTGTAGCGAAGAagtagttcctacggcgcccgctacaGGAGTTTAggagattttcatacagaatttgtCACCCAATTGTTGTTGTGTTTCACACAGATACCTGTCGATAACTGGAAGTGGATAGTCGATAGTATTCGCCCTGGTCTAGCATATCGATGTTGATGTCAACAAATTTTATTGACCAACAATTGTTGGTATCGAGAGTAATTCTTTAAATATCTTGGTTTAATTTTACGTTACTGATTTTTAAAGACTAAaccatttacatttttaaaaataacccttACAAGTGTAGAAGGCTTGATATAACGAAATATGGGTACATTAAAtttgtcataaatataaaatgaaaccTTAAATAACTGTGCGAAGTACTGGCTGCAAGACGCTAGGACGAGCCTGTGTGCCTTCACGGTGGTCCCGCTGGCGCTGAGCGTGACGTCAGTCAGGGCTCCGGTGCTGAACATGCGCCCTAGAGCACCTATCACGCTGGTCTGGCAAACAAACGGTTCTATTAGTGGCTTGAAATGCAGCAGCTTGTTTGGCAAATCCGTCAAATATAAATCTTTGTAGTACTTTGTACATCTGTAATTTCTTATATCTTCGTTGCCTAACTTCGGCTAATCAAAGGAAGAGTAAGTTTATGTAttacaatgtttaaaatatactaaaagtgATGCCTACTCATCCTGTAGCTAAATAAACGTACAGGAAGcgaaatttaatataagtacttagTCGTATTTTCAGATTCTGTGTGAGTGAAAAATATCTCTGATAGACTATCTACAATTCTACACTCTAAACTTAAGAgggacttacccccggtttctgaagtacatttagcggtagtttatctattcaatagtgtcaaacacatacaaaaaagcgctattgaatagataaactaccgctaaatgtactcagaaaccgggggttagtattTCTTTGGATAAATTGGTGATCTAACCATGCATGTGCGATGTGCATGTGAGATTTGTTATTTTGAAGTGTTGGGATTGCAGgggtttaaataatattgtctcATAAAAGctctcttttgtttttttaaacttagaCAATACATATCTACTACCATTCAGTGTGTGAATATGCGTAATAATGTATttcaatcataacttttaagcCTACCACCACgacctgcgccgaaacatcaAAAAATCCGAGGAATCATCAGAAAATACTCGCGTTATTTCAAACAGTActagaaaatatatatcaagTATTACTTCTAACACAAAGATATTAATTTACAAGCATAAATCTCTAAAATACGTAACAAAATAGCACGTCAAGTTGCAAGCAGAATCTTTATTCCGCTCATAATTTATTGACTTCCGTAATTTCGTATGCCTGAAGTTAAACGAAGACTTTGAAGCACTCCATACATGTTTTAAACTCTTACACTagcattttgttttactttgtaatGTGCAAAATGAGGAAGAAAATGAAAAGTTAAATATTGTTGGAACAAAGGCTTTTCTAATTCCTTGTGAGCGTCCTTAAATATGTGtggttttaaaacatatttttttcttgtttcgtTGGAGTAAGATTAAATTTTGGGTAATTGATTATAGCCTGTCATTATCCTTGATCTCTATCTGCCCCTGTGGGCTGGGAGGGAGACGTAGTTTTATCTATGATTGTATGTATAGTTGAAGAGGACATAATGCAttatttagtctctgcctacccctatgtgtatgtatgtgtgtaggTTATAGCGTAagcaactttttttttctaatcttTAGTGCGTGGTCTACTCCGCAGCGAGATCTCATTTATGATAAAGAAATTGCAAATAAATGTTGACGTTTATCTCCATAATACGCGTAATCAACTAAAATAAGTGGCAAAGACATTTAAATCTCAATGTTTCAGGTGAAATATAGATTTGTTATGTAGTAAGAGATGTTTTCACATTTTTCAATGAAACATGGCGATATGAATCGCGGGCGTAAGCTAGCCACATGTTTCACAGGTCATTGACctaaaagttatattaataaattcaaacaaGCTCTTAAAAATTGTCATTACGAAAACTTTTGTAATTACTTTGCTTTCtgttaatttattgttcaaaGTTTCTTTTTGTAAACCATTGATATATCTTAGGTGTtaaattggtttaaaatattataaacctcttagattttttaattaaacaatttattatcaaggcatttttaaattaacaagttcgtttctcaaataaattaaatatcttttacacaattataatatgataaaaaccATTATTCTATATTCAAAATACTGGTCGAAtacaatattcttaaaaaaataaaattaaaaagtgacGGATTTCATCCAAATAGCTGCTGCACATCacttaaactatttattacattttaatcgaTATTAGTGGTCACGGAATAGTCGATTAGTTGGTGTGCGTGTGGTCTATTAGTAACCTAACTAAGTGTCATTTGCATTATTACATACAGGCTAAGCATAGGGtgctaattaatatttacattataattttacagcATAGCGCAacagattattttaattctgGATATCTCAGCGAAAATATTCAgcgttgtttaaatatttaaagctcAAATAGCTATTAATTTGTATTCCAAAAATAGTATTGTGATAAATCTGTTTTCACTGTAAagcattattttacataatttactttttaattaaaataacattgcgAACGTTAAACTTTAAAACATCAGCGcattacaaaatttaaactaaaataatattcttttttaaaacgGCAAAATAAGGTCAATTAAAAATGCATAGGCTGTATGACGAAGCAAAAGAGTAAAAAACgtatgtaattaaaaacaatgtaagTGTACCTGTCTCCCTGCGGTGGGtgtgttgataaaataaaatagtactcACCTACCTGGTGGTTGTGCCAGCGCAAAGAGAACTGTTGAACATCGTCCTCATccatattttcacaaaatatttgtataaaaaccaCTAAGAATGATCTTACGTTCACTATAGTTCGTTGCACGTACCAAGTGGAGACAATTATATTGTTAACGAATCCAGGCTGCTTTATTTTAGGTCGGTACGCCTGGAAAACCTGTAGCCACCTATTTCTGGAGCtgattgtatttataaatccaATGACATTCAGCTTGTGACGCGGCTGACATACCAAAACTCATCCAAAAACAGATTTAGTTCGCTCGTCCGAAATGATTGGCATCATTGTTCGACTGATTGTGCTAATTGATCGTTTTCAATGCATTGTGATGGATTTTCACGCGttattttgttctatatttatattattattgagtaCTTAGCCGCCGTCAAACGTTTTTGACGGATTTAATTGAGCGCGAAAAGTGTGTCAAACAAATGAGacgtaattttttattgtttatttttaatgctgCGTTTAACTGTACTCGTAAAAATGTGGGTTTAGTTTGTGTCTTAATTTGAAATACGTGCTTATTCTATaaacgattttattattttctagtgAATGTTTTTACGCTGAATGAATAGTCACACTTGTGCGCCTACACAGCATTGAACATTTCTTTCACATTCGTGTAGTTGTATTTAATTGATACTAAGAAATAACCACGATTTAGTCTTTCAGCTTTGTTGCTAGAGATAGGTAAACAAGCAATAATAGTAGTTTAAAAAAGTCATATTAATTACACttatacctaaataatattgCACACAATGTTATCTAAAGAAACATATTAACAAACATCTGAAAGAAAGGTTACTTTAAAAGAatacaacatttaataaataaagaatacaacattaattatgcaGTTTTTTTAATTCCTGTACAAACACTTTCAATGTTAAAACTCTTTCGTATAATCTGTTATCTGGCTGTTTGTCGACAATCGCGTGCGATCGTTGACCTAATTCTGATTTTAAAAAGTTCCGTACATTTTCCCGCGCCGTTTGCGTTTCCGATTGTCAAACTTTTTAGGGCGTTgagttaaaatcaaataaacttttgtatttttgttaaaataaatttcataattgttagtgtataatattatacggaCAAACAAGCTCGCTCTTTTTGGaacatgtaaatatttgttaaagtttatcGTATGCTTTTCAATCTGTTCAAATTAAAAGGCGTTTTGCAAACATTGCCGTgttttcgtaataaaaaaaatggctacGGGTTGTGTTACAATTAGAATCGgttttattcttaataatacagtaatgtttaatgtttattaaaatagatattattaacttttaccGGAATTAtagtctttattttaatattatttatgtccAAGATGAAGTAATTTACTCTTTTGAACAAGAAAGCAAGCAACAATAGTCCgtaatctttaatttaaaatgcattgcTATTCTGTGTGTATCTAGAAATCAATTTCACAGTGCAATGGAGGCAGCCAGTAAGTCTATAGAGGAGATAGCTGATCCTGACTTCTTTAATAACGTTAGAAATACTATTGAAAAGGAGTTGGATAAAATGAAgaaaattgttaataatattaatcaaatgAGAGGTAATTTATATTCTTACTAAGTAATAAACGTCGTGAGTTCTGATTAGttttacagtgttttgtcactttcaattaattatgaatCTGTATTAAGTGAAAACGACAACactgtatataatatttaatatggaGCTTATACGACGTACATTAGTAGCCCCTGGTTTctggtacatttagcggtagtttatctattcagtagcgttgaAGCTCATacaaaaatgacagtttgaatagataaactaccgccaaatgtaacttagaaaccgggcataagacaGTTACTATTTTATCAAATAGACAAATATGTAAAGTATTTAGAATTTTAGTATGTAAAAGTGTATGGGTGGTTCAAATAGCGAATGCAATAGTTATCCAGGTTCGGAGCTAATTCCCCTTCGCAGATAGTGTTTTTTAATCGCTGGGATAAAATTAGGGTATTGTCAAATGGAACACAAACTCAGTACCaacaacacacaaaaaaatcactACACTATAATTATACTCAGTAGTGTTAGGATcaagctatttaaaaaactttaattcgTGATACATCAAATCACGaatttttcccataagggtcgACACTCGACAGAGGCTAACGAATGCCGCTtactacgatccttacaaaactTACCTAGCTtcattctgccgtcgtaaatctaaacacagtaacttcaaaatatgcgttttgagaaaaacgcggttgaagtttaatggttaatttttgctctcatgaagatactaattattgtatattatttcatgcaacttttaatgttagtgtatagttaaatctttgattctgtatatatatatctagtatattattattgtataaataataaaattagataatgtgttttaagctagggtaataatataatatttttttcttttttaagttacaacacggtaactcaacggttactgtgttgtaaccaagttttacctattactgtgttgtaactttgtaaagatattaacattaggggaattacgacacagtaagtatgtacatactgtgttataactatgtttcttagaaatacgtataaaatcagtaatacagtaaatgagatactgtgatttattcaagtatttgttgtttatctttgaacaatattttatacgcaatcacagtaactgaagaagccgtgttataatcaagcaaaaaaagaaaaattaaaatttattcacgttaaaaaaacacagttagtattgagatactgttatttaatttaaaataacacagatactgtattttttattaaaaaaaatgttttttttgtaaaaatactgtgtttttatttaatgtatttcggtaactatccatcgtacaaacaaaccgaaaactttctcataTAGCctgcggtctcctgattccaaagaactaaacaaactataaacacagtaacttaagttactgtgtttacatttacgacggcagcaTTCACATCCATAgttctaaaattttaatactacaatattattatctaattcgTTTATACGTACATAATTATGCAAATTCGATCACgtatactaataaattattgcgTATAATACCAAATATTCATGGTTCATAGTGTTCATAGTGCTCATACCTAATTAAGTTATCTAAATTACTTCATACTTGTGAATTAAAATGCAATTAGTTGGGCTTATATTGGATTTTGATTAAACTAGCATACAAATTAGGTACTGTTGCGGTAGCTAACAATACGGGTAAAGTaaagtagttatattttttgaggttgaattatagatgggtgaccgtttaaTAAAGATGCTTGCTAAGATGAATCGGGAAAgttcaaatattatgtttattacccTTATAGAAAGTGGACCTGGCGGACTGAACTCCAGTGGCAACTctactttttcatattttaacaaCTTAGTCATATTTTAACCAATCAATACATAACATTAGACTAAAACGTTCCTCATTTATCTTTCTATATATTGGTGACATCCACATTAGAacccgttcagtagttttcagTAGATCTAAAACAGACAGACGAACAAACATAGTAAGTAACTGATATAAATATACGTACATGGCTTGGTTTTTCAGTGGAGGCGGCGTATTTAGAATCTGATTTGTTGCTGATGATAGACGCGTCCACTTGGGGAGAGATTTCTGAACTCATTGGTCCAGCGCCCATGAAAATTGATGATCTAGCCGTGAAGCAGGAAACTAAACATAACTATTAACtagttaataattttgttttaataaacttttaaggAACTCAACActaccccggtttctgaggtacatttaacggtagttaatttattcaatagcgtaaaaagaagctattgaatagataaactacagttaaatgtactcagaaaccgggcattaattattttattttgctttgattAGCTTTTAACGTACTCTAAACACTGCCGTTATAACTTAgtgcaagaaaaataaatatctaatcgATATATTGAGTTTTATTTACTTCGATCTGCGACCATAAGCTCCTTACTCttccttttaaaaatacaactcccggACTAAGGATTGCTCTTGGGTCGCGaagattttacaaacatacaaacaacggacacaaagcacaacctgACCCGAAACcatattatttgtgaatcgcacaaataatcgaGTAGCGGCGCGGtgacgttaaccactgcgctacgatGGCAGCCTATATGCTATAAGCTTATATAGCATTCTTAAATGTTTAACTATAACCTTACACCCGTacattatactagctgacccgtgcaacttcgcttgcgtcacataagagagccatgattattcccgtttttgtaacatttttcactagtgctctgcttctattggtcgtagcgtgatgatatatagcctatagctattctcgataaatgagctatctaacactcaaataatttttcaaatcggccagtagttactgagattagcgcgttcaaacaaacaaaaaaaaatagtataggTTAAGGTAATCCATACTTATAAAATTCCATAACGAACGTAACATCAAACGTCATACCATACAGTCCTATTGTTTCATGAAGACACTTGAAATACTCTCGGACATCATTCTTTACTTTATGCCaagacttaaataaatatactaccTTCTAGTATGAACTAACGCTACAATATTCTCATCCCCATGAATTACGAGTGCAGTAAGCATAACAAGATTTACGTTACTACTTATTTCAACataatatactatatttttaaataaacctttatctgTGCAAAGGTTTGCAGCAAGGGGACGCTCAATTCTTTTTAAAAGGATTTTCGATGCGGCTGCCTGGTAGAGCCGGTTTCCACCAATTTTACAACGATATTAACAATTGAAAATGGCCCTTGTTCCTTTGTAATAAGGTTTACGAAGGCTGTATACAGTGTGTTGGTAGAAATTCTCGTGAATTATTCGCTCCAGAGGTTCGAAGTACGGCAACGGTCGGCGGGCGACAGTAGCTAGCTATTTTACGACACTCGACAACGAAATTCTTTCCGAGTGAAACGGCTAAAAATCGAATTGAATTTGATGTTGacaattggtattttatttactgtaaatGTTTGACTATAAATTACGTACGTATTCGAAAGTGAGCATTTGAAATTAGGTTAATTTTGGGCATGTAATTGCATGGAAAGTAGAATTCGGTAAATAactagttaataattatttgtctaACTGTAGCGCAagacaaaacatatttcacATGCTCTTTCCCCTTCAGCATTTTCctgaaaaataagaatataagtACCTAACTAGGTTTAGGAAATTTTGCCAGTTACACAAACCTGAAAATTTGAGTGAAACTTTGCTTTTCAGTCATTACAATATCAATTAAGtaggataaataatatttagtttaagaAATCTCACTTACTTTTTcttgcattatttattatacatttgtaaAGCTTTTAAAAGCAATCCTCTTTAAGTACAAATTCAAATTCTCAAagacacaattatttttcatatcaaAGATACGTTGTGGCAAGTTATTCGCTTATATATCTCGGTTTAACCCCAGAGCAATACGGTAAGCGAACTAATACGACCCGCCGTCAAGGGAGCAGGGATATAACTTGAATACGAATCAAAAACCAAGTTTATTGCAGAAGAACTGCATTTTATAGATACTCGACGTTTTGGGGTAGTTTCTATGGGATTTTTTCTTTATGGAGTATTTGCATATGAAGTTCTGTTTGCAAGTAATAGTATAGTGTTAAGTCCTCCATttccggtatatggcaataagttcgccttgtattattttatatacatatattacatcGACCTAACTTGTAAATGGCGCAATGTGGTTAAATAAAACAGGTATGCCGTATGAGATTATAAAagacttgttattttttttaaataagctatTGTTTTGCTCTACTGCTAGGTAAAGGCCTCTCCACTTTTTTCCAAATCTCCAAGTCTGCTA from Anticarsia gemmatalis isolate Benzon Research Colony breed Stoneville strain chromosome 21, ilAntGemm2 primary, whole genome shotgun sequence includes these protein-coding regions:
- the LOC142982297 gene encoding uncharacterized protein LOC142982297 isoform X2; its protein translation is MFSTGALTDVTLSASGTTVKAHRLVLASCSQYFAQLFKEVEAENNTLVVVLGCDAAELRLLLTFMYTGEVTASKKVLPSLLRLAQTLKVSGLTDADTNSTLTPTEPEPQDETNSPVNLEIKNHEQPPLINENSSSSSKLNYDDILSPTNEKDASFVNEFMMKSEKDRLSKLDQIVQNLYSTHKIGNPTATMVAGVPEPPEPYDRKWRINSSVCTICNKRLSNQYNLRVHMETHAGRRHACRACSHVSRSRDALRKHVAYRHAPTQHRQGRGDV
- the LOC142982297 gene encoding uncharacterized protein LOC142982297 isoform X1 produces the protein MDEDDVQQFSLRWHNHQTSVIGALGRMFSTGALTDVTLSASGTTVKAHRLVLASCSQYFAQLFKEVEAENNTLVVVLGCDAAELRLLLTFMYTGEVTASKKVLPSLLRLAQTLKVSGLTDADTNSTLTPTEPEPQDETNSPVNLEIKNHEQPPLINENSSSSSKLNYDDILSPTNEKDASFVNEFMMKSEKDRLSKLDQIVQNLYSTHKIGNPTATMVAGVPEPPEPYDRKWRINSSVCTICNKRLSNQYNLRVHMETHAGRRHACRACSHVSRSRDALRKHVAYRHAPTQHRQGRGDV